The genomic interval GAATAATATTTTACTATCTTTCTATTAATACAATTAAACCATTGCATTATACAAAATAAAAGAAATAATATTTTATCAAAATAAAATTATTCAGATAACGACGGAGGCAGGTCACTGATGTTGGCTCCCCAGTTTTTATTAGGCTTGTCAGCCATTTGTAAAACCAGTTTACCACCTTTTATTAATTCTTCGTGTAACAGGTAGGTTTTCGTAAATGGCTTTCCATTTAATGTAGCCGATTGTATGTACAGTGCAGTGGCAGAAACGCCTTTTGCAATGATACTAAACTTTTTTCCTTTCAAATTCAGAACCGTTTCTTCAAAAACCGGGCTTCCCAAAACATAAACCGGGGAACCTGGTGTAACGGGATAAAACCCCATCATGCTGAACGCAAGCCAAGCCGACATTTGTCCGCCGTCTTCATTTCCGCTTAATCCACCCATTCCGGTATCGTATTCTTCTCTTATGATCTTTCTTACCAATTTCTGTGTTTTCCAGGGCTGGCCGGCAAATGCATATAAATAAGGGATCTGATGGTTTGGTTCATTGCCATGCCAGTAATGGCCCTGTTCGAAAAGTGTATCCAATTTATTACTAAAGGCCTTACTTCCACCCATTATCTTTTGCAACCCGGCAACATCCTGCGGTACAAACCAGGTATATTGGGCAGGTGACCCTTCGGTAATAAACGAAGACCGTTTCACAAAAGGATCGAATGATTTTATCCAGCTTCCATCCGCATAACGTCCACGCGCATAACCTGTTGAAGGATCTATTACATTCTGATAATTCAATGCCCGTTTTTTTAGAGCAATTGCATCATCCTTATGACCAAGCCCGGATGCCAATACAGAAAGGCAGTAATCGTCATATGCGTATTCAAGTGTGCGTGATACCTGCTCACGTTTATGAAATGCCTGCCAAACACTGTCTTCCAACGGAACATAACCGTATTTAAGATAAGACTCCAGCGCTCTCCTGCCTTTCCCGGCTGCATAACTCTTCGTATCTGTATTGACTTCAAAAGCATTTTTACGAAGTGAAGTATAAGCTGACTCAAGATCGAAATTTCTTATATTTTTGACATAAGCGTCTGCAATGACTGACATGGAATGGTCGCCAACCATAGCTGAAGTATAGTGGTTCCAGCAAGGAAAAATAGGCATCCAGCCTCCTTCTTCCGCTTTTTTCACCAATGACTGCATCATATCACCGGATTGTTCAGGTTCCAGTAAATGATGTAACGGCATGGCTGCACGGAATGTATCCCACATGCTGTAATCACAGTAATAATCAAATCCTTCGGCTTTTTGCAAAGGCGTTCCTCCGGCAAAAGAAGGATATTTCCCATCAAAGTCAGAATATAATCTCGGAGACAACTTAGTTCTGTACAAAGCACTGTAAAAAAGCTTTTTATCGTTCTCACTACCTTTAACTTCTGCTTTTCCTAATGCTGCATTCCACAATTTTTGAGTTGTTTTTTGTATCGTTTCAAAGCTTTTACCTTCAATTTCCTTTTGAAGATTCAGCCTGGCTCCTTCCAGACTGGTAAATGAAGTACCGATCTGAACCAATACAGTTTGCCGGGCTGCACCAAATCCAATATACGCTCCCAATTTTTCCTGCATTCCTTTACCCTGATATAATCTTCCGCCAGGCACAATGGTATCGCCCTTCCAGACTCCAAACTGGGTAATCTTTTTATCAAACTTTAACACAAAGTATCCGCTGAAACCCGCTGACTGTCCGGATCCCTGATAAATGCGATGAACAGGATTATAACCCGTTATTTCGCCTTTCTCCGGAAAAATTTCTACAAACCCTTCTCCCTCATCGCTGTTAGGCTCGACCACAATAAAAGATTCATCATCACTTTCAAAAGTAAAACGCATCATGGCTGAACGTAATGATGCTGTAACTTCTGCATTGATCTTATAATCTTCAAGACCTATGCCATAATAATCTGGTGACGTCTTTTCTTTTTCATGGACGAATGGCGTGGCTCTCAATTCCGGATTTACTTTTAATTCTCCTGACATAGGCATAATAGTAAGCGTTCCGTAATCCTGTACACAGGAACCATTCAGCCAGTGTGTACCACGAAAACCCTGAAAAAGTGAATCAGTATAGTAATAGGGAGCAATACATTTTGTTTCAGTAGATCTGGTTTGTGGAGTCCATTGGGTCATTCCATGCGGAGCACCAACAACCGGAATCGTTTGTCCTTTCAGCTCGCTTCCTGCTTCGCTATGCGAACGCGCACTCTCTATAGTAGACGGTGCCGTTCCAATCCGGGTTTCTACATATTCCAACACCGTTTTCTGAGCAAAACCATACTTACAATTGAACAGACTTAAGAGCAGGAAGAGATAAAATGATTTTTTAAACAAACCAGAAATAGTCATAAGAAAATAAGACTTTACCTTACAAAGGAAAAAAGATCAAAAAAATAATGATATGTTTAAGAGCCTGTTGAAATTTAGAATGTAAAATTGTTTATTGTTTATCGCTTATTTTTTAAAGGAAGTAAGACAAATTTTTTCGGAATAGCGGGCTATTCCGAAAAAATTTGGCGCAGATGTACTCAAAAAATAGCATAAACAACTTTACATAATGAATTTTAAACATGCTCTAAACAGTTTTAACAAAAACCAAATCTGCTTTACTTGCATAGCCAGTGAACACAGGACGATATAAACGGATACTTCCCTTATGAATTTACATATCATCGATACAGGATTTTTCAAACTGGATGGCGGAGCAATGTTTGGTGTGGTTCCCAAAACACTTTGGAATAAACATAATCCGGCAGATGAAAAAAATCTTTGCAGCTGGGCTATGCGCTGCATGCTTGTTGAAGATGGGAATAAATTAATGCTTATTGACACCGGATTAGGTGACAAACAGGATGACAGGTTCTTTGGATTTTATGACTTGCACGGAGATGCAACATTAATTTCATCTATTCGGGAGAAAGGCTACGATGTTACAGACATTACCGATGTAATACTTACACACCTCCATTTCGATCATGCAGGCGGTGCTGTCCGATACAAAACTGACCGTTCTATTTTAATCCCGACATTTCCTAATGCAACTTATTGGTCCAATGAAGAACACTGGCAATGGGCAACCAACCCTAATCCGCGAGAGAAAGCATCGTTTTTGAAAGAAAACATCTTACCGTTGCAAGAATCGGGACAATTGAAATTTATAAAAAAGGGAATGTCCCCATTTCAGCATATTGATTTCATTCATGTAGATGGGCATACCGAACAAATGATGCTTCCAGTTATCAGTTATAAGGATCAAAAAATTATTTACGTTGCTGATCTTCTGCCTTCATCCTTTCATGTTCCGCTGCCATGGATTATGAGTTACGATGTACGGCCGTTATTAACAATGCAGGAAAAGGAAGCCCTTCTTGAAAAAGCTGCGGATGAAAAATACATTCTGCTATTCGAACATGATCCTATATATGAAGCCGCATTGGTTGAAAAAGCAGAAAAGGGAATAAAGATTCAGGAACGGGGAGATTTTATTAATTTTATCTGAATGAGAAGAGAAGGTTATACAGAGAACCACAGAGATTTAATAGAGTTTCACAAAGGTTTCTTTTAATTTAAAACTTTTTGTTACTATTAGTCCTTAACACGAATTCTTTTGTATTGCTATCGGCCGACAGCATTCGGCTATCAAATTGATGCATGGAAGGAGATTTTGACTGATTCCCGATAGCAATACTGTCTTACAGATTGTACTCAAAAATTTTTTTTAATCCTTAAACATAAAAGTTCTGCGCAACTCAGCGCTAACCCCTGCTAACTCTGCATTTAAACACTTATGACGAAAATAGGACTTGTTTTATCCGGAGGCGGAGCACGCGGTATTTCACATATTGGTGCTGTGAAGGCTCTAATGGAGCAGGGAATTACTGTGAATGTTATCAGTGGAACCAGTGCCGGAGCATTTATTGGCGCCTTGTTAGCTTATGGATATTCCCCTGATGATATTCTTGAAATCTTCTTAAAAACATATTTTTCAGGTTATTTAAGATTTGGATTCAGTATGGGAGGTTTACTGAGAATAGACCGTGCGGAAGAAATCCTGAAAAAATATATTCCTGAGAATACTTTTGAAGCACTAAAAATCCCATTAGCCGTAACTGCGACTGACATCAACGCCGGCGAAGAAATATGTTTCAGGACCGGCGAATTAGCCAAACCGGTTTTAGCATCCTGTTGTCTGCCGGGATTGTTCAAACCTATTATTTTTGAGGGAAGGGAATTGGTTGACGGCGCTATTTTCAACAATTTACCGGTTGCTGCTATTGAAAAAGAGGTCGATTTTATGATCGGCATTCACTGTAACCCAATTATGCTTCAAAAATCATCTGCCCATATGCATAGTATTACTTACCGGAGCTTCCGGTTGGCTATGCGCGGAAAAGCCAAAGTAAGCCTGGATCAATGCGACCTGCTTATAGAAGCCCCGGAATTGGGTGATTTCAATACTTTTGACTTTCGAAAAACGCAGCAGCTGTTTGATATAGGCTATAAGTATACAAAGGAATTATTATTGCAAAAAGATGTGCTTTCGACAATTGACCGCTAGCCATCCGGCGCGTTGTTATTGGCTTTGGATAGTTTAATTTTCGATGTGACTTTAAACTTTATCCTTGTATATCCAAAGTTTAACTTTGGATATACAAGGATAAAGCCATATATTTAGGTATGATCAAGCGGAAATTACAGCAAAATATAGAAAAGAAATTAGGTCAGTCCCCTGTTGTTTGTATACTTGGACCCAGGCAGGTAGGCAAAACAACGCTGGCTAAACTAATTGCTAATACCGATAAAAAAAGTTTTATATATCTTGATGTGGAAAATCCACGGGATATTGCAAAACTAGATGATGCTTATTCCTATCTGGATAACTACCGGCAATCATGCATTCTGATTGATGAAGTACAACTTATGCCCGAATTATTTTCGATATTAAGACCTCTTATTGATGATTACAGGAAACCAGGAAGATTTATTTTACTAGGGTCCGCGTCACCATCATTGGTTAAAGGTGTTTCAGAATCTTTAGCAGGGCGGATTTCTTATCTGGAACTTACTCCAATAGGAATTTCTGAAATAATGGAAGCATATCCGCTTCGTGTACATTGGTTCCGAGGTGGTTTTCCAAATGCGTTGTTAGTCGAGCATGTATCTGATGGACAAGATTGGTTGCAGGATTTTATAAGAAGTTATATAGAACGTGATCTGGCATATCTATTCGGGGCAGAGCTCGTTCCTGTTCTACTACGCAACTTTTGGAGTATGCTAGCTCATACACACGGCAATATCTGGAATTCTGAAATATTTGCCCGTTCCCTTGGTGTAACTGCACCTACCGTTTTACGTTATTTTGGATTTTTAGAAGGAGGGTATATGGTGAGAAAACTTCCACCATGGTTTGTGAACGCAAAAAAACGACTCGTAAAATCTCCAAAAGTATATATTCGGGATACGGGAATACTACATAGCTTACTAAATATCAGTACACAGGATGAATTATTAGGACATCCCGGAGTTGGTGCATCTTGGGAAGGATATGTCATAGAACAGATTTCACAACGGATAGGAAGTGGCATTGAATTGTTTTTTTACCGGACTTTGGCAGGTGCAGAATGTGATCTGATTTTAGTTCGAGGAATAGAACCAATTGCCTGTATCGAAATCAAACTAAGCAATTCTCCTTCAATTACAAAGGGATTCATCAGTTCAACGGAAGATCTGAATCCTAAATATAAATATATCATTACTCCGGAAAGTGATAGGTACACAACAAGTTATGGAGTAATTGTAACTAATTTAAATGATTTTATAGAAAATGATCTGACTAAAATTTAATGTTGATTATTAATTATTTGATAGCAACAGCCGGCTGAGAGCCGTCAGCCGACAGCTTCACAACTACCCAATTTCCCACTTTTTCCCCTTGCTCAAACCCAACGTCAATAGCATCTTTGAAATGGATTCCCCCGTAAAACCTGGAAATGGCGGCTTCCTGTGCCGCATTATTAAATGATTTGAAACTGCGGGCTTTCAGGCCAAAACGCTCTTCCACTGTGTCGGTATAAGCAAAGTTTTCTCCAAAATAATGCGTAAGAATAACAGACACAGCCGATGATATTACTGAATGTCCACTCAGATATTCCGGGAACGGTGGCGTTTGTAAAAATGGTTTCCAGGTTGGATCAATGTATTTGCGGATCGCCGTTTCCGGACGTATCCGGTTACTTCTGTATTTTTCATCCCAGCAAGCCATAAATCCGTCCATCATACCAATGGCAACGGCTGTATTTACCTGCATGGTTTTAGCAAAATTTGTTTTTCCCTTCCGGCATGCAATATCTGTGATTCCCATCCAGTGCGAACCTGGGGATATTTTTTTCATACCCACCAGTAAATGTCCCTTATTGTCCAATGCAAATGGATTACAATCCCAGAATGCAGCAATCACTTTGTGTTCCGTTCCTGATTTATCATCATAATTCAACTTCATCAATTTAAAAAATTCAGAGCTTTTATCCTCGGAGAAAGCGATAGGAGGAACAGGTTTAAACTGAGATGCAGAATCCAGTGTAAAAGGCCTGACCGTATTAAAATAAGGCTCAACCGGAGGAAAATATCCCGGAGGAGTCGGGTACCAGCTGCCATTTATTTCCTTTGGTTCGTAACGCGGAAAATTACTGATCAGATTATATCTGTCTGCTTTGGCATACTTCAAAATTTGCTTACTGACAGCCAGTGCATATTTGCCGGATCCTGTAATGATGTCATTACTAAAACCAATGGAGCGACAGGAGTCGATCAGATGATCCTGGTATTTTTGCAATAATACCTTTCCTGACGGCTGCATTTTTTTGGCTGTTTCAAGCATCGCTAATGCAGCACTAAGCTGATACGAATAGGTTTCAACACTATCCGGTTTCACAATCTTTGGAAAACCATTCAGTACACCTGCCATACTTTTTGTGGCTGAATCATTTAATGCTACCACTTCATAGCCCGCAAGACAAGCATACGAAAAAAAACGGGCACCCAAAGGTGGATTTGTAACGTCATG from Dyadobacter sp. NIV53 carries:
- a CDS encoding GH92 family glycosyl hydrolase; the protein is MTISGLFKKSFYLFLLLSLFNCKYGFAQKTVLEYVETRIGTAPSTIESARSHSEAGSELKGQTIPVVGAPHGMTQWTPQTRSTETKCIAPYYYTDSLFQGFRGTHWLNGSCVQDYGTLTIMPMSGELKVNPELRATPFVHEKEKTSPDYYGIGLEDYKINAEVTASLRSAMMRFTFESDDESFIVVEPNSDEGEGFVEIFPEKGEITGYNPVHRIYQGSGQSAGFSGYFVLKFDKKITQFGVWKGDTIVPGGRLYQGKGMQEKLGAYIGFGAARQTVLVQIGTSFTSLEGARLNLQKEIEGKSFETIQKTTQKLWNAALGKAEVKGSENDKKLFYSALYRTKLSPRLYSDFDGKYPSFAGGTPLQKAEGFDYYCDYSMWDTFRAAMPLHHLLEPEQSGDMMQSLVKKAEEGGWMPIFPCWNHYTSAMVGDHSMSVIADAYVKNIRNFDLESAYTSLRKNAFEVNTDTKSYAAGKGRRALESYLKYGYVPLEDSVWQAFHKREQVSRTLEYAYDDYCLSVLASGLGHKDDAIALKKRALNYQNVIDPSTGYARGRYADGSWIKSFDPFVKRSSFITEGSPAQYTWFVPQDVAGLQKIMGGSKAFSNKLDTLFEQGHYWHGNEPNHQIPYLYAFAGQPWKTQKLVRKIIREEYDTGMGGLSGNEDGGQMSAWLAFSMMGFYPVTPGSPVYVLGSPVFEETVLNLKGKKFSIIAKGVSATALYIQSATLNGKPFTKTYLLHEELIKGGKLVLQMADKPNKNWGANISDLPPSLSE
- a CDS encoding MBL fold metallo-hydrolase, with product MNLHIIDTGFFKLDGGAMFGVVPKTLWNKHNPADEKNLCSWAMRCMLVEDGNKLMLIDTGLGDKQDDRFFGFYDLHGDATLISSIREKGYDVTDITDVILTHLHFDHAGGAVRYKTDRSILIPTFPNATYWSNEEHWQWATNPNPREKASFLKENILPLQESGQLKFIKKGMSPFQHIDFIHVDGHTEQMMLPVISYKDQKIIYVADLLPSSFHVPLPWIMSYDVRPLLTMQEKEALLEKAADEKYILLFEHDPIYEAALVEKAEKGIKIQERGDFINFI
- a CDS encoding patatin-like phospholipase family protein; its protein translation is MTKIGLVLSGGGARGISHIGAVKALMEQGITVNVISGTSAGAFIGALLAYGYSPDDILEIFLKTYFSGYLRFGFSMGGLLRIDRAEEILKKYIPENTFEALKIPLAVTATDINAGEEICFRTGELAKPVLASCCLPGLFKPIIFEGRELVDGAIFNNLPVAAIEKEVDFMIGIHCNPIMLQKSSAHMHSITYRSFRLAMRGKAKVSLDQCDLLIEAPELGDFNTFDFRKTQQLFDIGYKYTKELLLQKDVLSTIDR
- a CDS encoding ATP-binding protein, producing MIKRKLQQNIEKKLGQSPVVCILGPRQVGKTTLAKLIANTDKKSFIYLDVENPRDIAKLDDAYSYLDNYRQSCILIDEVQLMPELFSILRPLIDDYRKPGRFILLGSASPSLVKGVSESLAGRISYLELTPIGISEIMEAYPLRVHWFRGGFPNALLVEHVSDGQDWLQDFIRSYIERDLAYLFGAELVPVLLRNFWSMLAHTHGNIWNSEIFARSLGVTAPTVLRYFGFLEGGYMVRKLPPWFVNAKKRLVKSPKVYIRDTGILHSLLNISTQDELLGHPGVGASWEGYVIEQISQRIGSGIELFFYRTLAGAECDLILVRGIEPIACIEIKLSNSPSITKGFISSTEDLNPKYKYIITPESDRYTTSYGVIVTNLNDFIENDLTKI
- a CDS encoding vanadium-dependent haloperoxidase — translated: MKSKIFLLIILTGTLFRCKTADQKIPDISPETIGNITAHMTDVMVHDVTNPPLGARFFSYACLAGYEVVALNDSATKSMAGVLNGFPKIVKPDSVETYSYQLSAALAMLETAKKMQPSGKVLLQKYQDHLIDSCRSIGFSNDIITGSGKYALAVSKQILKYAKADRYNLISNFPRYEPKEINGSWYPTPPGYFPPVEPYFNTVRPFTLDSASQFKPVPPIAFSEDKSSEFFKLMKLNYDDKSGTEHKVIAAFWDCNPFALDNKGHLLVGMKKISPGSHWMGITDIACRKGKTNFAKTMQVNTAVAIGMMDGFMACWDEKYRSNRIRPETAIRKYIDPTWKPFLQTPPFPEYLSGHSVISSAVSVILTHYFGENFAYTDTVEERFGLKARSFKSFNNAAQEAAISRFYGGIHFKDAIDVGFEQGEKVGNWVVVKLSADGSQPAVAIK